In a genomic window of Rhododendron vialii isolate Sample 1 chromosome 12a, ASM3025357v1:
- the LOC131310615 gene encoding uncharacterized protein LOC131310615: protein MSVMVAQPSELPTSPTDETNQYSCLPNVWGSTGSTLIPSKKHVRGPTRGINVDKERKKLGHPIPVEIDREAMAIVGDYATSVAYAIGESIQSHAPVRDIGWRDIDFGIKESIILRVGQTFGLGDYKNDMVLRHIIDGKCQALYREWKCTLHSHYKVIKKEVSDPKNHPLYPYNPEDWKFMIKKVWRKKAFKKKPKRGKNARKSLKYNHTSSSQSFVARASKFVKKERREQSFLERFKDTHIRHRHGEEV from the exons ATGTCTGTGATGGTTGCCCAACCTTCTGAACTCCCCACCTCACCTACCGATGAGACCAACCAGTATTCTTGCCTGCCTAATGTCTGGGGCAGCACGG GGTCCACCTTAATCCCAAGTAAGAAGCATGTACGAGGTCCTACTAGAGGGATAAATGTGGATAAGGAAAGGAAAAAGCTTGgtcatcccattcccgttgaaATAGATCGCGAAGCAATGGCAATAGTTGGAGATTATGCAACTTCCGTGGCTTATGCTATTGGGGAGAGTATTCAATCTCATGCTCCAGTTCGAGACATTGGCTGGAGAGATATTGATTTTGGGATCAAAGAATCTATTATTCTGCGTGTTGGG CAAACATTTGGACTTGGTGACTATAAGAACGATATGGTTCTTAGGCACATCATCGACGGTAAGTGCCAAGCTTTGTATAGAGAGTGGAAGTGCACGCTACACAGTCACTACAAAGTGATCAAGAAGGAGGTGTCTGACCCCAAAAACCATCCATTATATCCCTATAATCCAGAGGACTGGAAATTCATGATTAAGAAAGTGTGGCGGAAAAAAGCTTTTAAG AAGAAGCCTAAGAGAGGGAAAAATGCACGAAAATCATTGAAATATAACCATACTAGCAGCTCCCAATCATTTGTAGCACGAGCATCCAAGTTT gtaaaaaaagaaagaagagagcaGTCTTTTCTGGAGAGGTTCAAGGACACACACATACGTCATCGACATGGGGAGGAAGTATAG